Proteins co-encoded in one Medicago truncatula cultivar Jemalong A17 chromosome 8, MtrunA17r5.0-ANR, whole genome shotgun sequence genomic window:
- the LOC120577481 gene encoding uncharacterized protein produces the protein MSSKWRQFKHDLKSKGYDESKTEEEMASIIPDTRVDPSQYRALVHHWCSKEGKKISQINKRNRSKYEDLHCMGTKNLPRLIHEMTTKAIGVQPSPAEIYIETRTRKDGSIVTEKAASTIEELKKHMAEVENSENFQVTEDSTNWMNDTYSKVKGPERRGRVRCLGKLPRHASSNISSQRTNSEDRLQKVESVLGNLVAVLQMRFSDDPQINVVLQAVAQEVPDVASAPNGSIGNNQQTTSGTGSLHF, from the exons ATGAGCAGTAAGTGGAGACAATTTAAGCatgatttgaaatcaaaaggGTATGATGAAAGCAAAACTGAAGAGGAAATGGCTTCTATCATCCCTGACACAAGAGTTGATCCGTCCCAATATCGTGCTTTAGTGCACCATTGGTGTTCCAAGGAAGGGAAg aaaataagtcaaatcaacaaaaggaatCGCTCAAAATATGAGGATTTACATTGCATGGGAACCAAGAATCTTCCGAGGCTAATTCATGAGATG acaACGAAGGCTATAGGAGTGCAACCTTCTCCAGCTGAAATTTATATTGAAACCCGAACTCGAAAAGACGGGAGCATTGTGACTGAAAAGGCAGCTTCAACAATT GAGGAGTTAAAGAAGCATATGGCAGAGGTAGAAAATTCAGAAAATTTTCAAGTCACTGAAGATTCTACAAATTGGATGAATGATACATACTCAAAAGTGAAAGGGCCTGAAAGAAGAGGACGTGTGCGTTGTCTTGGCAAACTTCCACGACATGCTAGTTCAAATATTTCATCTCAACGCACTAATTCAGAAGATAGACTTCAAAAAGTAGAAAGTGTACTTGGAAATCTTGTTGCTGTGCTTCAAATGCGATTTTCTGATGATCCACAAATTAATGTTGTCTTACAGGCTGTAGCTCAAGAG GTACCTGATGTTGCAAGTGCTCCAAATGGTTCTATTGGTAATAATCAACAAACTACAAGTGGCACTGGTTCACTGCACTTTTAA